Proteins encoded in a region of the Diospyros lotus cultivar Yz01 chromosome 9, ASM1463336v1, whole genome shotgun sequence genome:
- the LOC127809437 gene encoding uncharacterized protein LOC127809437 — protein sequence MNFNLNHHRGGGGDSPSSSTTSSSDPKTSNSHPHHHNDADPMHSWWESISKARSRIHLLSSLLAPASAASLSALADSDRPARSLLSSLAAYSTVSAILSAPFSGSGDDRFCQWLYDTYLSSDPDLRLVVLSFVPLLSGIYLSRIHSSDSATAPSLAGFEAVLLSLYAAETKARGGKPVLVSIPDLSQPSLYHTPRNKPNPNRSRRAQSIGVLSSPLEHQTAVKSTKRACIVGVALDCYYKQISQMPFWSKLDFCRFLADWAGQDCPCKSEFDNTTEEENIERNGFSDGIRVSEMDEVAEEMGILAIRENSTELVPKGSRIPLPWELLQPVLRILGHCLLGPLNAAEVKDAAFVAVRCLYARASHDLSPQAILATRSLIQLDKRAREAARAAATANAASNTNTPSKAKKPEILLVSK from the coding sequence ATGAACTTCAATCTGAACCACCATCGTGGCGGTGGCGGCGACTCTCCGTCGTCTTCCACTACCTCCTCCTCCGACCCAAAAACCAGCAACTCCCATCCCCACCACCACAACGACGCCGACCCAATGCACTCTTGGTGGGAGTCCATCTCCAAAGCCCGCTCTCGGATCCACCTCCTCTCCTCACTCCTCGCGCCGGCTTCCGCCGCCTCACTCTCCGCTCTCGCCGACTCCGACCGCCCCGCCCGCTCTCTCCTCTCCTCGCTCGCCGCCTACTCCACCGTCTCCGCAATTCTCTCCGCCCCTTTCTCTGGCTCCGGCGATGACCGCTTTTGCCAGTGGCTCTACGATACGTATCTCTCCTCTGATCCTGACCTCCGGCTCGTCGTCCTCTCATTCGTTCCCCTCCTTTCCGGCATCTACCTTTCTCGTATCCACTCGTCGGACTCCGCCACCGCCCCCTCTCTCGCCGGCTTCGAAGCCGTTCTGCTCTCTCTTTACGCCGCGGAGACCAAGGCTCGTGGCGGCAAGCCCGTTCTCGTCTCAATTCCCGATTTATCTCAACCCTCTCTCTACCACACACCACGGAACAAGCCAAACCCTAATCGCAGTCGAAGGGCTCAGTCGATCGGCGTCCTTTCTTCTCCGCTCGAGCATCAAACCGCCGTGAAATCCACCAAGCGCGCCTGCATCGTAGGAGTCGCACTCGATTGCTACTACAAGCAGATCTCTCAAATGCCGTTTTGGTCCAAACTCGATTTCTGCCGATTTCTCGCCGACTGGGCCGGCCAGGACTGTCCCTGCAAGTCCGAATTCGACAATACCACCGAAGAAGAAAACATCGAAAGAAACGGGTTTTCCGACGGAATTAGGGTTTCTGAAATGGACGAGGTTGCCGAAGAGATGGGCATTCTGGCAATCAGAGAAAATAGCACTGAATTGGTGCCGAAAGGGTCTCGAATCCCTCTTCCCTGGGAGTTATTACAGCCAGTGCTGAGAATTCTAGGTCACTGTCTATTGGGACCTCTCAATGCGGCAGAAGTTAAGGATGCTGCTTTTGTAGCGGTGCGATGTTTGTACGCTAGAGCTTCCCATGACTTGTCTCCTCAGGCGATCTTGGCGACACGGAGTCTAATTCAGCTCGACAAGAGAGCTCGCGAGGCGGCAAGGGCAGCCGCCACGGCTAATGCTGCTTCCAACACTAACACGCCAAGCAAGGCTAAGAAGCCTGAGATACTTCTGGTTTCAAAGTGA